From Chloracidobacterium sp. N, the proteins below share one genomic window:
- a CDS encoding xanthine dehydrogenase family protein molybdopterin-binding subunit, which produces MTLIVNLSRREFLAGATLTGVALTLGCHVESNGVRAAADSTAPVLAPNAFVTIRPDGRVLITVNKTEMGQGVRTSLPMLVAEELDADWKQVAVETASFDPSRYGFQGTGGSGSLRGAWEPLRRTGATARAMLVEAAARRWNVPADACRTEAGFVLHPSDATKKLGYGELVADAANLPVPDPKAVKLKDPKDFKLIGRRVPRYDNPDIVTGKAVYGMDVRLPGMRFATMVHPPVFGGKVRQVEDTEAKRVPGVEQVFVTDRGVAVVATNTWAAFEGAKKLRITWDDGPHAKLSSADIRAMFIEKSTSPGDVARQDGDFDKAFASAAKQLEAVYEVPYLHHATLEPQNCTARVSAEGCEIWAPTQFPNFVMDEARRITGLDAGRIKIHVTLLGGGFGRRIEADYAADAVEVARRLNGVPVQVTWTREEDMQHGWYRPASLHVVKAGLAGDGQPVAVLHRLVAPSIRGQRQPDGGKGVDPGAMAGITTTAYELPNFRAEYVRANTAVPIGFWRAVFDSQNAFVQESWMDELAHAAKADPVEFRLARLGKAPRLKRVLEVAAKAAGWGQPLPKGRARGVASHFSFGAFCAQVAEVSVEDDLPRVHRIVCAMDVGTVVNPSQVEAQIEGSIAFALSAALYGAITVEQGRVVQSNFNDYPLLRMAEMPRVEVHLIPSSESPSGAGEPALPPVAPAVCSALFALTGKRIRKLPIELDT; this is translated from the coding sequence ATGACGCTGATTGTCAACCTTTCCCGACGCGAGTTTCTGGCCGGGGCGACGCTGACCGGGGTGGCCCTGACACTTGGCTGCCACGTCGAGTCGAACGGGGTGCGGGCGGCGGCGGATTCCACCGCCCCGGTGCTCGCTCCCAATGCCTTCGTGACCATTCGCCCTGATGGGCGCGTTCTCATCACTGTCAACAAGACCGAAATGGGGCAGGGCGTACGTACCAGCCTGCCCATGCTGGTAGCCGAAGAACTGGATGCGGACTGGAAGCAGGTTGCCGTGGAGACGGCATCGTTTGACCCATCGCGCTATGGATTTCAGGGCACCGGCGGCAGCGGCAGTCTGCGGGGGGCCTGGGAACCGCTGCGGCGGACCGGTGCCACCGCGCGCGCCATGCTGGTCGAGGCGGCGGCCCGCCGCTGGAATGTCCCGGCCGACGCCTGCCGGACAGAAGCTGGCTTTGTGTTGCATCCTTCGGATGCGACGAAAAAGCTCGGTTACGGCGAACTCGTCGCCGATGCCGCCAACCTTCCCGTTCCTGATCCCAAGGCGGTCAAACTCAAAGACCCCAAGGATTTCAAGCTCATCGGGCGGCGTGTGCCGCGCTACGACAACCCGGACATTGTCACCGGCAAGGCCGTCTATGGCATGGATGTGCGCCTGCCGGGGATGCGTTTTGCCACGATGGTGCATCCCCCGGTTTTTGGCGGCAAGGTCAGGCAGGTCGAGGACACTGAAGCCAAACGGGTGCCGGGCGTTGAACAGGTCTTTGTGACGGACCGGGGGGTGGCCGTTGTGGCCACCAACACCTGGGCGGCTTTTGAAGGCGCGAAAAAACTCCGCATCACCTGGGACGACGGCCCCCATGCGAAGTTGTCCAGTGCGGACATTCGCGCCATGTTCATTGAGAAATCCACGTCGCCGGGGGATGTCGCCCGGCAGGACGGAGACTTCGACAAGGCATTTGCTTCAGCCGCAAAACAGCTTGAAGCCGTTTATGAAGTGCCGTACCTGCACCATGCCACCCTTGAGCCGCAAAACTGTACGGCGCGGGTCAGCGCCGAAGGTTGTGAAATCTGGGCCCCAACGCAGTTCCCGAACTTTGTTATGGATGAAGCCCGACGCATTACCGGGCTGGATGCCGGGCGCATCAAAATTCACGTCACCCTGCTCGGCGGCGGTTTCGGGCGGCGGATTGAAGCCGACTATGCGGCGGATGCCGTTGAAGTCGCCAGGCGGCTCAACGGTGTCCCGGTGCAGGTGACGTGGACGCGCGAGGAAGACATGCAGCACGGCTGGTATCGCCCGGCCAGCCTGCACGTGGTCAAAGCCGGCTTGGCTGGGGACGGACAGCCGGTGGCCGTACTGCACCGGTTGGTGGCCCCATCCATTCGGGGGCAACGCCAGCCGGACGGGGGCAAAGGCGTCGATCCGGGGGCCATGGCCGGTATCACCACAACAGCCTACGAACTGCCGAATTTTCGGGCGGAGTATGTCCGCGCCAACACCGCCGTGCCGATTGGGTTCTGGCGCGCGGTGTTCGATTCGCAGAATGCCTTTGTGCAGGAATCGTGGATGGATGAGTTGGCCCATGCTGCCAAAGCCGATCCGGTCGAGTTTCGGCTGGCGCGGCTGGGGAAAGCACCGCGCCTGAAGCGGGTACTGGAGGTGGCGGCAAAGGCGGCCGGGTGGGGACAACCGTTGCCCAAGGGGCGCGCCCGTGGCGTGGCGTCCCATTTTTCCTTCGGCGCGTTTTGCGCCCAGGTTGCGGAAGTGTCCGTTGAGGATGACCTGCCGCGTGTTCACCGGATTGTCTGTGCCATGGATGTCGGTACGGTGGTCAACCCAAGCCAGGTCGAGGCGCAGATCGAGGGTAGTATCGCCTTTGCCCTGAGTGCGGCGCTGTACGGCGCGATCACGGTCGAGCAGGGACGGGTCGTGCAGTCCAATTTCAATGATTATCCGCTGTTGCGGATGGCCGAAATGCCCCGCGTCGAAGTCCATCTCATTCCCAGCAGCGAGTCTCCGTCAGGTGCCGGCGAACCGGCGCTGCCGCCCGTGGCCCCAGCCGTTTGTAGTGCCCTGTTCGCTCTGACCGGGAAGCGGATTCGGAAACTTCCCATTGAGCTGGATACATGA
- a CDS encoding (2Fe-2S)-binding protein — protein MPTTVTINGTKQTCDAPPEMPLLWVLRDVLGLTGTKYGCGAGLCGACTVHLDGVAVRSCTLPLSRVEGKRVTTIEGLSPDGMHPVQQAWKLEDVAQCGYCQPGQVMAAAALLAAKPKPTEEDIANAMAGNLCRCGTYQRIRAAVQRATTLQKGEKRS, from the coding sequence ATGCCGACCACGGTGACGATCAATGGCACGAAACAAACCTGTGACGCGCCGCCCGAAATGCCCCTGCTGTGGGTGCTGCGCGACGTTCTTGGGCTGACCGGAACGAAATATGGCTGCGGCGCTGGTCTCTGCGGAGCCTGTACCGTCCACCTGGACGGTGTTGCCGTGCGGTCGTGCACGCTGCCGCTGTCACGGGTTGAAGGCAAGCGCGTTACAACCATCGAGGGGCTGTCGCCGGATGGAATGCACCCCGTCCAGCAGGCGTGGAAGCTCGAAGATGTCGCCCAGTGCGGCTACTGCCAGCCCGGACAGGTCATGGCCGCGGCGGCGCTGCTGGCGGCCAAGCCCAAGCCTACCGAAGAAGACATTGCCAACGCCATGGCCGGAAACCTCTGCCGGTGTGGGACGTACCAGCGTATCCGGGCCGCCGTACAGCGCGCCACCACGTTGCAGAAAGGGGAAAAACGGTCATGA
- a CDS encoding RluA family pseudouridine synthase: MDAAPSTVSALDLSAAETVLCRVPETAAGLRLDVFLAEVLSVSRARIQRAIADGEVRVNGQVRRASYRVEPGDDIEADVPAPVTTDLVPEDLPLTIRFEDEAILVLEKPAGQVVHPAAGVTHGTLANALAFHFGQQRPGAEPLRPGIVHRLDRDTSGLMVVAKTDAALEHLAGQFRARTVEKGYLALVHGDVVGAGTIDAPIARDRKHRLKMTVDPGGRPARSHYVVRQRFGPVTLLEVRIETGRTHQIRVHCAYIRHPVVGDPLYGLGRDQQLRHPSQRQAVERLGRQFLHAAHLAFVHPVSAQPMRFVSPLPPDLQGCLVAFAGSEARLA; encoded by the coding sequence ATGGATGCAGCCCCTTCCACTGTCAGCGCCCTGGACCTGTCGGCGGCCGAGACGGTGCTGTGTCGGGTGCCGGAAACAGCGGCTGGTCTCCGGCTCGATGTGTTTCTGGCCGAGGTTCTGTCCGTCAGCCGGGCGCGTATCCAGCGGGCCATTGCCGACGGCGAAGTCCGGGTCAACGGACAGGTGCGGCGCGCAAGTTACCGTGTGGAGCCGGGCGACGACATCGAGGCGGATGTTCCGGCGCCGGTGACAACGGACCTCGTGCCGGAGGACCTGCCGCTCACGATTCGGTTTGAAGATGAAGCGATCCTGGTGCTGGAAAAACCCGCCGGGCAGGTCGTCCATCCGGCGGCAGGTGTGACGCACGGGACACTGGCCAATGCGCTGGCGTTCCACTTCGGCCAGCAGCGGCCGGGGGCGGAGCCGTTGCGTCCGGGAATTGTACACCGGCTCGACCGGGATACTTCGGGCCTGATGGTCGTCGCCAAAACCGACGCGGCGCTGGAACACCTCGCCGGGCAGTTTCGCGCCCGCACGGTCGAAAAGGGCTATCTGGCGCTGGTTCACGGCGATGTCGTCGGTGCCGGCACGATTGATGCGCCCATTGCCCGTGACCGCAAACACCGCCTGAAGATGACAGTGGACCCGGGCGGACGCCCGGCGCGTTCCCACTACGTGGTTCGGCAGCGGTTCGGGCCGGTGACGCTCCTTGAGGTACGGATTGAGACCGGGCGGACGCACCAGATTCGGGTTCACTGCGCCTACATCCGGCATCCGGTCGTGGGCGATCCGCTCTACGGTCTGGGGCGTGACCAGCAACTGCGCCATCCGTCCCAGCGTCAAGCCGTCGAGCGGTTGGGAAGGCAGTTTCTCCACGCGGCGCATCTGGCATTTGTGCATCCCGTATCGGCGCAGCCGATGCGTTTTGTGTCGCCGCTACCGCCAGACCTTCAAGGCTGTCTTGTGGCCTTTGCCGGCTCGGAAGCCCGTTTGGCCTAG
- a CDS encoding AhpC/TSA family: protein MNLAKLLELPFKGNFIPYPSRSVVELGQLAPDFTLPDIHGQPFTLSAVAPRWCLLYLTRIVDRGFI from the coding sequence GTGAACCTTGCCAAGCTGCTGGAGCTGCCTTTCAAGGGAAACTTCATTCCCTATCCGAGCCGGTCGGTCGTGGAACTGGGGCAACTGGCGCCGGACTTTACGCTGCCCGACATTCACGGGCAGCCCTTTACCCTGTCGGCGGTGGCGCCCCGGTGGTGTCTGCTCTACTTGACCCGCATCGTGGACCGGGGCTTTATCTGA
- a CDS encoding AAA family ATPase has translation MSVYDCVPPGYIVAAEVYRSTRTLVLRAQRADTGAFVVLKTTAEAMPPAALMQRYDHEWNLLSSLAAQAGECSSIICAHELTRVGHRPVLIVEDFGGQALRHLVASYAHLPLTERLTIALAVLDALEVIHAHNILHKDVNPSNIVVNRTTGQVKLIDFGIAVRSRRFAVRHTATDMFEGTLDYLAPEQTGRMSCPIDARADLYAFGVLLYELLTGSLPFRAHDPLEIIHAHLALVPPPVRQRNPQIPAPLSDIVAKLLAKSPDDRYQTAAGVRADLLECQRQLTGDGQHPPPTIDPFPLGRHDARTFVIPKRLYGREREVALLREAFDRISQNGCEMVLVTGPSGIGKTALIAELHVPVTARRGFFITGKYEQLRGSTPYSGLGLALRQLVRQLLARSDAELQSWREAIRTALGASAAMLLPIVPDLALIVGENMPAYEISGMEARHRLERAFEGLLSVFAARHHPLVLFLDDVQWADAASLELLAALARNRQRLQALIILASREQAESAGHSLTLALDTFRSTGIPLTYIPLKPLESDSVEQLTAAAMGATEDVAAVAAIVHRKTGGNPFFVRELLERLAADGWLTFHPGQGWRADLEGIATAALTENAVTFLIEKLHRCPASVQQVLHAAACLGSTFDVAQAALAAETDVSTAQAALEAAVAADLVLGEATAGRRTDRFAFVHDGVQQAAYELAPEAERRARHWRIGWRLLAAAHPLTPDTSLASFTTRLFDIVNHLNRGREQATAEEREELAHLNLHAGRAAKAAAAFAPALEYLQVGLELLPPDAWEHHYELALHLHLEAAETAFFSANPKVAQTLTQTVFHHARTLPDALLAHEIAILSHSAQYQFHAALAHARTVLQQLGIPLPKHPTPADIGAVWGRLGPHIASLDTDAPLNLPEMQDHQALAASRLLYRMSVPAFLSNSPLFTLVVLWRVALVLEHGLNDLAASSFVALGLVLCSGFNDPAQGYATGRFARRLLDQRPTSEARARALISYYFFLSVWREPARDSIAPLRAAYQEGVETGDLEFASTALLAVTWLGIFIGQPLDSLERDAQKHSEAIRALRQERNYRTNNLCLSYVRNLRTQTDDPMQITWGEGDQAMDDAAVAATGDQGTLGTLAYLRMKLAYLFGDNQRAYEQSLLCEANMTGLQSSCLQPNVYLFGALTRLARLRTGRVAEPEAEAMWNWLDAARRRMARWAELAPMNYGQKLHLIDAELHALRGDIGAALEAYDRAIATARENGFIHEEALANECAARFFLDQKRTKIARAYAQDARRAYVRWGATEKVRYFDEQYGALLTEPDFMRSTGTHMALTTTSIPTSSTSGGGSLDMASVMKAARVLAGEIVQERLLDALLRIALENAGATRGVLMLPREDGRWYVEAERDVHRPAPATPTPRPLEEVDALPLSIIHVVLRTGEGIFLEDATESPDFSHDPYVQSVGLRSALCLPARHRGQVRALLYLENRAVANVFHAQRREALTILTAQAAVSLENARLYANLEEKVRQRTEELAEKNRRLEQTTTEILDGIRYAERIQRAILPTPEELTRAFAEHFVLWRPRDIVSGDFYWLHCWCTAGRETRWLAVADCTGHGVPGALMSMIGNELLNQIVIERGIESPAAILEALDTGIRTALRHDARQDAQRDGMDVVLCQLEPDGIVTFAGAGRPLYVVEQGLLREIRGDRGGVGSSKRQRLFTGHRLHLPPGAMLYLSSDGFADQNNPQGQRYGSSALKQTLQEVASQALPLQQRHLEWCFDTHRSGEPQRDDVTLVGIRIS, from the coding sequence ATGTCGGTTTACGACTGCGTACCACCTGGCTATATCGTGGCTGCCGAAGTGTACCGCAGCACCCGGACCCTGGTGCTGCGGGCACAGCGGGCGGACACGGGTGCTTTCGTCGTCCTCAAAACGACGGCCGAAGCCATGCCGCCGGCCGCCCTGATGCAACGCTACGACCACGAGTGGAACCTGCTTTCCTCGCTGGCCGCCCAGGCCGGGGAATGTTCCAGCATCATCTGCGCCCATGAACTGACGCGCGTCGGACATCGCCCCGTTCTCATTGTCGAAGACTTCGGCGGACAGGCGCTGCGCCACCTGGTGGCATCGTACGCACACCTGCCGCTGACGGAACGGCTCACCATTGCCCTTGCCGTCCTCGACGCATTGGAAGTCATCCACGCGCACAACATCCTTCACAAGGATGTGAATCCTTCAAATATCGTCGTCAATCGCACCACCGGGCAGGTCAAGCTCATTGACTTCGGCATTGCCGTCCGCAGCCGTCGCTTCGCAGTCCGGCATACCGCGACAGATATGTTCGAGGGGACGCTCGACTACCTCGCGCCGGAGCAGACCGGCCGCATGAGTTGCCCGATTGATGCGCGCGCCGACCTGTACGCTTTCGGCGTGCTGCTCTACGAGTTGCTGACGGGCAGCCTGCCGTTTCGGGCGCACGACCCACTGGAAATCATCCATGCGCACCTGGCGCTCGTGCCGCCGCCCGTCCGGCAGCGCAATCCCCAGATACCGGCGCCCCTCTCCGACATCGTGGCCAAGCTTCTGGCCAAATCTCCCGACGACCGCTACCAGACGGCCGCCGGCGTCCGGGCCGACCTGCTTGAGTGTCAGCGCCAGCTTACCGGCGACGGTCAGCACCCGCCACCCACCATTGATCCCTTTCCGCTGGGACGGCATGACGCCCGCACCTTTGTCATCCCCAAACGGCTGTATGGACGCGAGCGCGAAGTTGCCCTCCTGCGGGAAGCCTTCGACCGCATCAGCCAGAACGGATGTGAAATGGTTCTCGTCACCGGGCCTTCCGGGATTGGGAAAACCGCCCTCATTGCCGAACTGCACGTGCCCGTCACGGCGCGGCGCGGTTTTTTCATTACCGGCAAATATGAGCAGTTGCGGGGAAGCACCCCCTATTCGGGGTTGGGACTGGCGCTCCGGCAGCTTGTCCGGCAACTGCTGGCGCGCAGTGACGCCGAACTCCAAAGCTGGCGGGAAGCCATCCGCACGGCCCTTGGCGCATCCGCCGCCATGCTGTTGCCGATTGTTCCCGATCTGGCGCTCATCGTGGGCGAGAACATGCCGGCGTATGAAATCTCCGGGATGGAAGCCCGCCACCGCCTGGAGCGCGCCTTTGAAGGGCTGCTGAGTGTTTTTGCCGCCAGACATCACCCGCTGGTGCTGTTCCTGGATGATGTCCAGTGGGCCGATGCGGCCTCACTCGAACTTCTTGCCGCGCTGGCCCGCAACCGGCAGCGGTTACAGGCGCTCATCATTCTGGCCTCCCGTGAGCAGGCAGAAAGCGCCGGGCATTCGCTCACGCTGGCCCTGGACACCTTTCGCAGCACGGGCATTCCCCTGACCTACATCCCCCTCAAGCCGCTGGAATCCGACAGCGTGGAACAGCTTACGGCGGCGGCCATGGGTGCCACGGAGGATGTTGCGGCCGTGGCGGCCATCGTCCATCGCAAAACCGGTGGCAACCCCTTCTTCGTCCGTGAGTTGCTGGAGCGCCTCGCCGCCGATGGCTGGCTGACCTTTCACCCGGGCCAGGGCTGGCGGGCCGACCTGGAAGGCATCGCCACGGCTGCGCTGACGGAAAATGCCGTCACCTTTCTCATCGAAAAACTCCACCGCTGCCCGGCTTCCGTCCAGCAGGTCCTGCATGCCGCCGCCTGTCTTGGCAGCACCTTTGATGTGGCACAGGCCGCGCTGGCGGCGGAAACCGATGTGTCCACCGCACAGGCTGCCCTGGAAGCGGCGGTTGCCGCCGACCTCGTGCTGGGCGAAGCCACCGCCGGGCGTCGGACGGACCGTTTTGCCTTCGTTCATGACGGCGTACAGCAGGCGGCTTACGAACTGGCGCCGGAAGCGGAACGGCGCGCGCGCCACTGGCGCATCGGCTGGCGCCTGCTGGCCGCGGCCCACCCCCTCACCCCGGACACTTCGCTGGCCAGCTTCACGACCCGCCTCTTTGACATCGTCAACCACCTCAACCGGGGCCGGGAGCAAGCCACTGCAGAAGAACGTGAAGAACTGGCGCACCTCAACCTGCACGCTGGACGCGCCGCCAAAGCCGCGGCCGCCTTTGCGCCAGCGCTGGAGTATTTGCAGGTTGGGCTGGAACTCCTGCCCCCGGATGCCTGGGAACACCACTACGAACTCGCCCTGCATCTGCACCTCGAAGCGGCCGAGACAGCCTTTTTCAGCGCCAACCCAAAGGTTGCCCAGACGCTCACGCAGACCGTGTTCCATCATGCCCGGACGCTGCCTGACGCCCTTCTGGCGCATGAAATCGCCATCCTGTCCCACTCGGCCCAGTACCAATTCCACGCGGCGCTGGCCCATGCCCGGACGGTTTTGCAGCAGCTTGGCATTCCCCTGCCCAAACACCCGACGCCAGCCGACATTGGTGCCGTCTGGGGACGCCTCGGCCCCCATATCGCCTCCCTCGACACGGATGCGCCGCTGAACCTGCCGGAAATGCAGGACCATCAGGCGCTGGCGGCCTCCCGTCTGCTGTACCGGATGTCGGTGCCGGCGTTTCTCAGCAACAGCCCGTTGTTTACGCTGGTTGTGTTGTGGCGCGTGGCACTCGTTCTCGAACATGGCCTCAACGACCTGGCGGCCTCGTCCTTTGTGGCGCTGGGGCTCGTGTTGTGCAGTGGTTTCAACGACCCGGCGCAGGGGTATGCCACGGGGCGCTTTGCCCGCCGCCTGCTCGACCAGCGGCCCACGAGTGAAGCCCGCGCCCGGGCGCTGATTTCCTACTATTTCTTTCTCAGCGTCTGGCGGGAACCGGCCCGGGATTCCATCGCGCCGCTCCGCGCGGCCTATCAGGAAGGGGTTGAGACGGGCGATCTGGAGTTTGCTTCGACGGCGCTGCTGGCGGTCACCTGGCTTGGTATCTTCATCGGCCAACCACTCGACAGCCTGGAACGCGACGCCCAAAAGCACAGCGAAGCCATCCGCGCCCTGCGCCAGGAACGCAACTACCGGACGAACAACCTCTGCCTGTCCTACGTCCGCAACCTGCGCACCCAGACGGATGACCCGATGCAGATCACGTGGGGCGAGGGCGACCAGGCCATGGACGATGCCGCCGTAGCGGCCACCGGCGACCAGGGAACCCTTGGCACCCTGGCCTATCTGCGGATGAAGCTTGCCTATCTGTTTGGCGACAACCAGCGGGCCTACGAACAGTCCCTGCTGTGCGAAGCCAACATGACCGGTTTGCAGTCATCCTGCCTCCAGCCGAACGTGTATCTGTTCGGCGCGCTGACTCGCCTGGCCCGGTTGCGCACCGGCCGTGTGGCGGAGCCGGAGGCCGAGGCCATGTGGAACTGGCTCGACGCCGCCCGCCGCCGCATGGCCCGGTGGGCCGAGCTGGCGCCGATGAACTATGGTCAGAAACTTCACCTGATAGACGCGGAACTCCACGCGCTGCGGGGTGACATCGGAGCCGCCCTGGAAGCATACGACCGGGCCATTGCCACGGCGCGTGAAAATGGCTTCATCCACGAGGAAGCCCTGGCCAACGAGTGTGCCGCGCGCTTTTTCCTCGACCAGAAACGCACCAAAATCGCGCGCGCCTATGCCCAGGATGCACGCCGCGCCTATGTCCGGTGGGGGGCGACGGAAAAGGTCCGGTATTTCGATGAGCAGTACGGCGCGCTGCTGACGGAGCCGGACTTCATGCGCTCAACCGGCACCCACATGGCGCTGACCACCACCAGCATCCCGACCTCCTCGACCAGCGGTGGCGGCTCACTCGATATGGCCAGCGTCATGAAAGCGGCCCGCGTGCTGGCCGGGGAAATCGTCCAGGAACGCCTCCTCGATGCCCTGCTGAGAATTGCCCTGGAAAATGCCGGCGCCACCCGTGGCGTCCTGATGCTCCCCCGGGAAGATGGCCGCTGGTACGTCGAAGCGGAGCGGGATGTCCACCGCCCGGCGCCGGCCACGCCGACGCCGCGCCCGTTGGAAGAAGTTGACGCGCTGCCGTTGAGCATCATCCACGTCGTCCTGCGCACCGGTGAAGGTATTTTCCTCGAAGATGCCACGGAATCCCCGGACTTCAGCCATGACCCTTACGTTCAGTCCGTCGGGCTGCGGTCAGCGCTCTGCCTCCCGGCCCGGCATCGGGGGCAGGTACGCGCCCTGCTTTATCTGGAAAACCGCGCCGTCGCCAATGTCTTTCATGCCCAACGCCGCGAAGCCCTGACGATTCTCACCGCCCAGGCCGCGGTCTCGCTGGAAAATGCCCGCCTCTATGCCAACCTGGAGGAGAAGGTCCGGCAGCGGACGGAAGAGCTGGCCGAAAAAAACCGGCGCCTGGAACAAACCACGACCGAAATCCTGGATGGAATCCGTTATGCCGAGCGCATTCAGCGCGCCATCCTGCCCACACCCGAAGAACTCACCCGGGCCTTTGCCGAGCATTTCGTTCTCTGGCGACCGCGGGACATCGTCTCCGGCGATTTCTACTGGCTGCACTGCTGGTGCACCGCCGGGCGCGAGACACGCTGGCTGGCCGTGGCGGACTGTACAGGCCATGGCGTACCGGGTGCGCTGATGTCCATGATTGGGAATGAACTGCTCAACCAGATTGTCATTGAACGGGGCATCGAGTCGCCGGCGGCGATTCTGGAAGCCCTGGATACCGGCATCCGTACGGCATTGCGTCATGACGCGCGTCAGGATGCGCAGCGCGATGGCATGGACGTTGTGCTGTGCCAGCTTGAACCAGACGGCATTGTGACCTTTGCCGGGGCCGGGCGTCCGCTGTACGTCGTGGAACAGGGGCTTTTGCGCGAGATACGCGGCGACCGGGGCGGTGTCGGGAGCAGCAAACGGCAGCGTCTTTTCACCGGGCACCGCCTCCACCTGCCTCCCGGCGCGATGTTGTATCTGAGTTCGGATGGTTTTGCCGACCAGAACAATCCCCAGGGACAGCGTTACGGGTCTTCGGCGCTCAAACAAACGCTTCAGGAAGTGGCTTCCCAGGCGCTTCCTTTGCAGCAGCGGCACCTCGAATGGTGTTTTGACACGCACCGCAGCGGCGAGCCACAGCGGGATGATGTCACGCTGGTTGGCATCCGCATCTCGTAA
- a CDS encoding DUF86 domain-containing protein, giving the protein MSKTWFLRHLQIIGEAARALPEEVRMLAAEIPWTKIIGMRNVLVHGYFEIDTDVVWHTVQRDIPALKSAVERFLQRLEAEEP; this is encoded by the coding sequence ATGTCAAAAACGTGGTTTCTTCGGCATCTTCAAATCATTGGTGAGGCAGCCCGCGCCTTGCCAGAAGAGGTTCGGATGCTGGCGGCTGAGATTCCCTGGACCAAAATCATCGGTATGCGCAACGTCCTGGTGCATGGCTACTTCGAGATAGACACCGACGTTGTTTGGCATACCGTGCAGCGTGACATACCGGCCCTGAAATCAGCAGTTGAGCGATTCTTGCAGCGCCTCGAAGCTGAAGAACCCTGA